One part of the Vicia villosa cultivar HV-30 ecotype Madison, WI linkage group LG6, Vvil1.0, whole genome shotgun sequence genome encodes these proteins:
- the LOC131615017 gene encoding uncharacterized protein LOC131615017, giving the protein MEPPHFTNEQTPAFLARKRRRLTLNTKKNISGIVSSSQSSHQHLTPLPNLLTYQNINTTPPTSTQHQFPVSTTPHIGNILPFDYANKENVSPYFSQIQSTTPIPTMSSTEHAPLQTNGSKSCHTASSSRHLKNRNNAKTPFFTLPLRQNLINSFNKTTPTHKATVNANTNLHTTPKIMQSRAAHSQFYTTLAAADYSSDNSSSQSEEDNAMDANSDSDGDQDQPAVPLVNCHDEVYSDIGDPVWECKHCDAYMWYQERKGKSRHTTIPNFGLCCKGGKIVVPLLVTPPPLLNTLLFDPNMKDANNFQNNIRTYNAMFSFTSPGMKFDTSINEGGGPPTLRLHGQTCHRIGSLLPEQGEIPKYAQLYIFDTDNEIDNRIKCFKDSKNVDRSIVTKLKLMLDEYNPHAKAFRMARDMIKQTGFQDIKLKLISERSSDGRVYNHPTVSEVAALIVGDVDTASKRDIIVQHRDGHLQRIDEFHSAYLAYQYPMIFAYGEDGYRDNILHKYKHEKEVTKQNRQTIKDWLCFRLHERKNEARTLFHSRRLFQQFLVDGYTMMESERLNWLRKNQSKLRVGKYTKLSEQSESTTQQPHSKTGRRIVLPSSFVGSKRYMDQLYFDGMAISSAIGFPDLFLTFTCNPKWPEITRHLSMRNLNPTGRPDIVSKVFKMKFDELMVDLTKRHVLGKVLAYIYTIEFQKRGLPHAHILLFLHPLSKYPTPPDIDNIISAEIPDPQLHPRLYHLVKTQMMHGPCGLARPKCPCMKHGKCSKFFPKKFNETTIVDHEGYPVYRRSSQTFTVVKNGITLDNRSVVPYNTRLLLKYQAHINMEWCNQSTSIKYLFKYIHKGYDRITASVSRSRTSSNNSEKVIDEIKEYLDCRYVSPAEACWRLFSYKIHGRKPAVERMFYHLIGEKPLYYTDFERMENVLEKASITESMFTSWLLANAQFEDATQLTYGQFVSKFVYVKKTRSWKPRKKGFTIGRLIWVPPTTGELYYLRMMLTVVRGPKTYEDIRKIGEKQYDSFRDACFAMGFLEDDREYIGAIKEASQWGSGHFLRKLFIVMLLSGTVNRPAYVWNKTWELLSDGILHAQRILASNKALVLTEEQTKTLKLIEIEKLLQANRRSLKDFKPIPYPDEYVLQQLGNRLIYEERNYDVDLMKSEFDKLFNEQRNIFDKIMFAVNKQKGGVFFLHGYGGTGKTYMWKTLATALRSKHRIVLTVASSGIASLLLPGGRTAHSKFKLPVPTLENSTCKIEYNDEYGQLLRETDLIIWDEAPMASKFCFEALDKTLKDVMSTGSNSTLIFGGKVVVFGGDFRQILPVIPRGSRSDIVHATINASYIWHSCQVLTLTKNMRLKGGRTDEEKKEIDQFSKWLLKLGEGRLSEPNDGDAEIDIPREILIEQFDDPIVAIVNSTYPAFLDNFTSFDYLKSRAILASTIEVVEQINNHVLNMMPGESKEYYSSNSVDRSEIHDNGIMAVLTPEFLSSLRTSGLPSHIITLKVGTPIMLMRNIDQSEGLCNGTRLIVTKMENHVLEAKIMGGKGHGKITYIPRMDMSPSQSPWPFKLNRRQFPIIVSYAMTINKSQGQSLDWVGLYIPKDLFSHGQLYVAISRVTTKKGIKILVHDDDKKPKSTTTNVVYKEVFANV; this is encoded by the exons ATGGAACCTCCACATTTTACCAATGAACAAACCCCAGCTTTCCTGGCTAGGAAAAGAAGAAGACTCACCTTGAACACAAAGAAAAACATCTCTGGCATTGTTAGTTCCTCTCAATCGTCTCATCAACATCTCACACCCCTTCCAAATTTGCTAACGTACCAAAATATTAACACTACACCACCTACCTCAACCCAACACCAATTTCCTGTATCAACTACCCCTCACATAGGAAACATCCTTCCATTTGACTATGCCAATAAGGAAAATGTATCCCCATATTTCAGTCAAATTCAATCAACTACTCCCATTCCAACGATGTCATCCACGGAACATGCACCTTTACAGACAAATGGATCGAAATCCTGTCATACAGCTTCTTCTAGCCGTCACTTGAAAAACAGAAACAATGCAAAGACACCATTCTTTACTCTTCCACTTAGACAAAATCTTATAAACAGCTTCAATAAAACCACTCCTACTCATAAAGCTACTGTAAATGCCAATACCAATCTCCACACAACACCGAAAATAATGCAGTCCCGTGCCGCACATTCTCAGTTTTATACAACATTGGCTGCTGCTGATTACTCAAGCGACAATTCTTCCAGCCAATCTGAGGAGGACAATGCTATGGATGCCAATTCTGATTCAGATGGAGATCAAGATCAACCCGCGGTTCCTTTAGTAAATTGCCATGATGAAG TATACTCTGATATTGGAGATCCTGTATGGGAGTGCAAACACTGTGATGCCTATATGTGGTATCAGGAACGTAAAGGGAAGTCAAGACATACAACAATCCCAAATTTCGGTTTATGCTGTAAGGGAGGCAAGATTGTTGTCCCATTATTGGTAACACCACCACCACTTCTTAACACTCTTCTCTTTGATCCCAATATGAAAGATGCAAACAATTTCCAAAACAACATACGAACCTACAACGCAATGTTTTCATTTACATCCCCTGGAATGAAGTTTGACACTTCCATCAATGAAGGCGGAGGTCCTCCAACATTAAGATTGCATGGACAAACTTGCCACCGAATCGGCAGCTTGCTTCCTGAACAAGGAGAAATACCAAAATATGCTCAACTGTATATATTTGATACGGACAATGAAATTGACAACAGAATCAAATGTTTCAA GGACAGCAAGAATGTTGACAGGTCTATTGTTACTAAGTTGAAGTTGATGTTAGATGAATATAATCCTCATGCCAAAGCTTTTAGAATGGCAAGGGATATGATTAAACAAACAGGTTTCCAAGATATCAAACTGAAACTTATTTCAGAACGATCTTCAGATGGTCGTGTCTATAACCATCCAACCGTATCAGAGGTTGCTGCTCTTATTGTGGGTGATGTCGACACCGCATCTAAGAGAGACATTATTGTTCAACACCGTGACGGTCATCTACAAAGGATAGATGAGTTTCATTCAGCCTATCTAGCCTATCAATATCCAATGATATTTGCATATGGAGAAGATGGATACAGGGATAATATACTGCACAAGTATAAACATGAAAAGGAAGTGACAAAGCAAAATCGTCAAACAATCAAAGATTGGTTATGTTTCCGATTGCATGAACGCAAAAATGAGGCAAGGACACTTTTTCATTCAAGGAGACTATTTCAACAGTTTTTAGTCGATGGATATACAATGATGGAATCAGAACGACTTAACTGGCTGAGAAAAAATCAATCCAAGCTAAGAGTTGGGAAATATACCAAGCTTAGTGAACAATCTGAAAGCACCACACAACAACCACATTCTAAAACTGGGAGAAGAATTGTCTTACCATCCTCATTTGTAGGCAGCAAGAGATACATGGATCAATTGTATTTCGATGGAATGGCTATTTCTAGTGCTATTGGCTTCCCtgatttatttttaacttttaccTGCAATCCTAAATGGCCTGAGATTACACGTCACCTATCCATGAGGAATTTAAACCCAACTGGTCGCCCCGACATAGTTTCAAAGGTCTTCAAAATGAAGTTTGACGAGCTAATGGTTGATTTAACAAAGCGGCATGTTCTTGGAAAAGTCCTGGCCT ACATCTACACTATAGAATTCCAAAAAAGGGGATTGCCACATGCTCATATTCTCCTATTTTTACATCCACTAAGCAAGTATCCCACTCCACCAGATATTGACAACATAATTTCAGCGGAAATCCCCGATCCACAACTGCATCCTAGGTTGTACCATTTAGTTAAGAcacaaatgatgcatggaccatGTGGTCTTGCACGACCAAAATGTCCATGCATGAAACATGGTAAATGTTCTAAGTTTTTCCCTAAAAAGTTCAATGAAACTACCATTGTTGATCATGAAGGTTATCCAGTTTACAGGAGAAGTTCACAGACTTTTACTGTTGTTAAAAATGGTATTACCTTGGACAACAGGTCCGTCGTTCCGTATAATACCAGGTTACTCCTTAAATATCAAGCTCACATCAACATGGAGTGGTGTAACCAGAGCACCTCTATCAAATACCTGTTCAAGTATATACACAAGGGATACGATCGAATCACAGCATCTGTTTCGCGATCACGAACTTCATCCAATAATAGTGAGAAGGTAATTGATGAAATTAAAGAATACCTTGATTGTAGATACGTATCACCAGCTGAAGCATGTTGGCGGCTTTTTTCTTACAAGATTCATGGAAGGAAACCCGCTGTTGAGCGTATGTTCTATCATCTAATCGGTGAAAAGCCGTTGTACTACactgattttgaaagaatggaaAATGTTTTAGAAAAAGCAAGTATAACAGAATCCATGTTTACTTCGTGGTTACTTGCAAATGCTCAGTTTGAAGATGCAACACAGTTGACATATGGCCAATTTGTTTCTAAGTTTGTATATGTGAAAAAAACACGCTCATGGAAACCAAGGAAAAAAGGTTTTACAATTGGAAGGCTCATTTGGGTTCCACCAACCACCGGGGAACTCTATTATCTGAGGATGATGCTAACCGTTGTGAGAGGACCAAAAACTTATGAAGACATTCGCAAGATCGGAGAGAAACAATACGACTCATTTAGGGACGCATGCTTCGCAATGGGATTTCTGGAAGATGATCGAGAATATATAGGTGCTATTAAAGAGGCCAGCCAATGGGGATCTGGACATTTCTTGCGCAAATTATTTATTGTTATGCTTCTTTCTGGGACTGTAAACAGACCCGCATATGTGTGGAACAAAACATGGGAACTGCTATCGGATGGAATCTTGCACGCCCAAAGAATTTTGGCATCAAACAAAG CTTTGGTGCTGACAGAGGAACAAACAAAGACTTTGAAATTAATTGAAATCGAAAAATTGCTGCAAGCAAATCGCAGGAGTCTTAAAGATTTCAAGCCTATCCCATATCCAGATGAGTATGTACTGCAACAATTGGGAAATCGATTGATCTACGAAGAAAGAAATTATGACGTCGATCTTATGAAGTCTGAATTCGATAAACTTTTCA ATGAACAAAGGAATATTTTTGACAAGATAATGTTTGCTGTTAACAAACAAAAGGGGGGTGTATTTTTCTTACATGGTTACGGAGGCACCGGTAAAACATACATGTGGAAAACACTTGCGACTGCGTTGCGTTCTAAACATCGGATTGTTTTAACAGTAGCTTCAAGTGGAATAGCATCATTGTTGTTGCCTGGGGGCAGAACAGCTCATTCTAAGTTTAAATTGCCTGTGCCCACATTGGAAAACTCGACGTGCAAAATTGAATATAATGATGAGTACGGACAATTACTTCGAGAAACCGATTTGATCATTTGGGATGAAGCCCCTATGGCAAGCAAATTTTGTTTTGAAGCACTTGACAAAACCTTAAAGGATGTTATGAGTACCGGTAGCAATTCTACACTAATTTTTGGTGGAAAGGTGGTAGTATTTGGTGGAGATTTCAGACAAATCTTGCCTGTTATTCCTAGGGGTAGTAGATCCGATATTGTTCATGCTACTATAAATGCGTCGTATATATGGCACTCATGTCAGGTTTTGACTTTAACCAAAAACATGCGATTGAAGGGAGGCAGAactgatgaagaaaagaaagaaattgatCAATTTTCGAAATGGCTTTTAAAATTGGGAGAAGGCCGACTTTCTGAGCCTAACGATGGTGATGCTGAAATTGATATTCCGCGTGAAATCTTGATAGAACAGTTTGATGATCCCATTGTTGCCATTGTTAACAGTACATACCCTGCTTTCTTGGATAACTTTACATCTTTCGATTACTTGAAGAGTCGGGCTATATTAGCATCAACAATTGAAGTTGTTGAACAAATTAATAATCATGTTCTAAACATGATGCCAG GGGAATCCAAAGAATATTACAGTTCTAATTCTGTTGATCGTTCCGAAATTCATGATAACGGCATTATGGCAGTTCTTACGCCTGAGTTTTTGAGTTCCCTACGAACATCTGGATTGCCCAGTCATATCATAACATTAAAGGTTGGAACCCCGATAATGCTTATGAGAAATATTGATCAATCCGAGGGTTTATGTAATGGGACTAGATTGATAGTCACAAAAATGGAAAACCATGTTTTGGAAGCAAAAATTATGGGTGGTAAAGGCCATGGAAAAATAACCTATATACCAAGAATGGATATGTCTCCATCACAGTCACCTTGGCCTTTCAAATTGAATAGAAGACAATTTCCAATCATTGTTTCCTATGCAATGACCATCAATAAATCGCAAGGACAATCACTAGATTGGGTAGGACTTTATATACcaaaggatctttttagccatggcCAACTATATGTGGCCATTTCAAGGGTAACAACCAAAAAAGGGATCAAAATTTTGGTGCATGATGATGATAAAAAACCAAAGTCTACAACAACAAATGTTGTCTACAAAGAAGTCTTCGCAAACGTTTAA